In Sinorhizobium numidicum, the following proteins share a genomic window:
- a CDS encoding GntR family transcriptional regulator produces the protein MSQRQRRAVSSPSLRSSGGVKLRRVTTSSAIYDQLHAAIVSLQMKPGMALQEKRISEEFGVSRTPVREALLRLAEAGLVEIFPQSGTFVSRIPVAAIPEAVVIRKSLEGTTVKHAAEVASAGDIARLDAIIARQRVHAGLNETSLFHEQDEAFHESISAIAGYPGVWTILRTVKLQIDRARRLTLPVLGRMNSVIEEHMTIRDAIAAHDRERAHAAMMHHLSAVIPDIDELRLLYPGYFS, from the coding sequence ATGTCGCAACGCCAGCGCCGGGCCGTATCGTCGCCCTCACTTCGATCGTCGGGCGGCGTGAAACTTCGGCGGGTGACGACATCGTCGGCGATCTACGATCAACTCCATGCCGCGATCGTTTCGTTGCAGATGAAGCCGGGCATGGCGCTGCAGGAAAAGCGCATTTCGGAGGAGTTCGGCGTCAGCCGTACGCCGGTGCGCGAGGCGCTGCTGAGACTCGCCGAAGCCGGTCTTGTCGAGATCTTTCCGCAGTCGGGGACCTTCGTGTCGCGAATTCCCGTCGCCGCCATTCCAGAAGCGGTCGTCATCCGCAAATCGCTGGAGGGCACTACGGTAAAACACGCCGCGGAAGTGGCGAGCGCCGGAGATATCGCGCGGCTGGATGCCATCATCGCCCGTCAGCGCGTCCATGCCGGCTTGAACGAGACGTCGCTCTTCCACGAGCAGGATGAGGCCTTCCATGAATCGATTTCGGCGATTGCCGGTTATCCGGGGGTCTGGACGATCCTGAGGACTGTAAAGCTGCAGATCGACCGTGCTCGCCGTTTGACCCTGCCGGTGCTTGGCCGGATGAACAGCGTCATCGAGGAGCATATGACGATACGCGATGCGATCGCCGCCCATGATAGAGAGCGCGCGCACGCTGCCATGATGCATCACTTGAGCGCCGTCATTCCTGACATCGATGAACTGCGGCTGCTCTATCCGGGCTATTTCAGCTGA
- a CDS encoding carbohydrate ABC transporter permease: MPMATTIVTRSRTRETVLRLSAYLTIFVALVLTLFPVYWIAANSFKFDIDIFAVPPEWVPRNPTLKHYDEAFIQRPFLRYALNSFLVAVGTTTISVIFGTMAGYALARFSYPWQWRKQISFWILSTRMMPPIVSIIPLYLFFNYFDMLNTKSALIIAYTAFNLPFATWMMKSYFQDLPVELEEAAIVDGDTRWGAFLHVALPLARPGLAATAIFCLIISWNEFLLSLIITLTEQSQTLPIGIAGRVTQYSTYWGEISAAGFMACVPIVIFAFMVQKHLVRGLSLGAVKG; the protein is encoded by the coding sequence ATGCCGATGGCAACGACCATAGTAACACGCAGCCGCACAAGGGAGACGGTTCTCCGCCTGTCCGCTTATCTGACGATCTTCGTCGCGCTGGTCCTAACGCTATTCCCTGTCTATTGGATTGCGGCGAACTCGTTCAAGTTCGATATAGACATCTTCGCGGTGCCGCCCGAATGGGTGCCGCGAAATCCAACGCTGAAGCACTATGACGAAGCGTTCATCCAGCGGCCGTTCCTGCGCTATGCGTTGAACAGCTTCCTGGTTGCGGTCGGGACGACGACCATCTCCGTGATCTTCGGAACAATGGCCGGCTATGCGCTGGCGCGGTTCAGCTATCCCTGGCAATGGCGCAAGCAAATTTCGTTCTGGATTCTTTCGACGCGGATGATGCCGCCGATCGTCAGCATCATACCGCTCTACCTGTTCTTCAATTACTTCGACATGCTCAACACCAAGTCGGCGCTGATCATCGCCTACACGGCCTTCAACCTGCCGTTCGCGACCTGGATGATGAAGAGCTATTTCCAGGACCTGCCGGTCGAACTGGAAGAGGCGGCGATCGTCGACGGCGATACGCGCTGGGGCGCTTTCCTGCATGTAGCGCTGCCGCTTGCCCGGCCGGGGCTTGCGGCAACGGCGATCTTCTGCCTGATCATCTCCTGGAACGAGTTCCTGCTGTCCCTCATCATCACGCTTACCGAACAGTCACAGACGCTGCCGATCGGCATTGCCGGGCGAGTGACACAATACAGCACCTATTGGGGTGAAATCAGCGCTGCGGGTTTCATGGCCTGCGTGCCGATCGTCATCTTCGCCTTCATGGTCCAGAAGCATCTCGTCCGGGGCCTGTCCCTCGGTGCCGTCAAGGGGTGA
- a CDS encoding glycosyltransferase family 2 protein, whose translation MHFTKDRLPVSIIIANYNYARFLKCSIESALCQSYDKVEVIVVDDASTDNSAEVIASYGSRVKARVREENGGHAAAFNTGFAASRGEIVLFLDADDYLYPNAVSEIVDAWNENTAQLQFRLHIVDESKEVQDVFPPPEVPFDSGDVTPQLLRRARYQTTVTSGLAFSRSALDAIMPIPPEDFRQGADGYLVTLAPLYGNVASIDTCLGAYRMHGNNHSIFAEKLGQRARWRVEHDFHRLEALSEQAADVGLTVPADANLRDPIHLEERLASLCVDRQHHPVADDSRLSLAAAGAVASMEMNISLRRRAMLAAWFLSVGLLPQRMAKAILSWKLVASSRPAFLARVSKTIRYVMG comes from the coding sequence ATGCATTTCACCAAAGACCGTCTTCCAGTCTCGATCATCATAGCGAACTATAATTATGCGCGCTTTCTGAAGTGCAGCATCGAAAGCGCCCTTTGCCAAAGCTACGACAAGGTCGAGGTGATTGTCGTCGATGACGCATCGACCGACAATTCCGCCGAGGTCATCGCCTCATACGGATCTCGGGTGAAGGCACGCGTGAGAGAGGAAAACGGCGGCCATGCCGCAGCCTTCAATACCGGTTTTGCTGCGAGCCGGGGCGAGATCGTCCTTTTTCTTGACGCCGACGATTACCTTTATCCGAACGCGGTCTCCGAAATAGTCGATGCGTGGAATGAGAATACCGCCCAGCTGCAGTTCAGATTGCACATCGTCGACGAAAGCAAAGAGGTGCAGGACGTCTTCCCGCCGCCGGAGGTTCCGTTTGATTCCGGTGACGTCACGCCGCAATTGCTTCGCCGCGCGCGGTATCAGACGACGGTGACGAGCGGACTGGCCTTCAGCCGATCGGCGTTGGACGCCATCATGCCCATACCGCCGGAGGATTTCCGGCAGGGCGCAGACGGCTATCTGGTTACCTTGGCACCTCTTTACGGGAACGTGGCGTCGATCGATACGTGCCTTGGCGCTTACCGTATGCACGGAAATAACCATTCCATTTTTGCCGAGAAGCTCGGTCAAAGGGCCCGCTGGCGGGTGGAGCATGATTTCCATCGGCTCGAAGCTTTGTCGGAACAGGCGGCCGATGTCGGCCTCACGGTGCCGGCGGATGCCAATCTGCGAGACCCGATCCATCTGGAGGAACGTCTGGCTTCCTTATGTGTAGACCGCCAACATCATCCGGTCGCCGACGATTCGAGGCTCTCGCTCGCCGCAGCCGGCGCGGTTGCCAGCATGGAGATGAACATATCTTTGCGCCGCAGAGCGATGCTCGCTGCCTGGTTCCTGTCCGTCGGCCTTCTTCCCCAACGCATGGCAAAAGCAATCCTTTCCTGGAAGCTCGTCGCCTCCTCTCGGCCCGCTTTCCTTGCGCGGGTGTCAAAAACGATCCGCTACGTCATGGGTTGA
- a CDS encoding carbohydrate ABC transporter permease produces the protein MLKSDKGTSAAPLRLGSGLERWAERHLRYLMLAPTVLILLALTIFPSIYMFYAAVHRISPNPDLPWEFIGIGNFARLLSDGQFQVALRNTAIFTIVAVTIEFLLGLGLAMLLDKYIRRLTFLKTVLMIPMMLPPIAVAITWKLIYEPQFGVLNEIMFRLGLPLQAWAGDVNLAMFSIIVADVWQWTPFIFLLMLAGLASLPVEPYEAAALDGASSWRQFWDLTIPFLKPVIAIALLLRVMDALRLFDLVFILTGGGPADRTKVLSLYIYQVAYRFADPGYAAAISLFVLFVTIVLSTWFMKRMRLAE, from the coding sequence ATGTTGAAGTCCGACAAAGGCACATCTGCCGCACCGCTCCGGCTGGGTTCCGGCCTGGAGCGTTGGGCGGAGCGTCATTTACGTTACCTCATGCTCGCGCCGACGGTGCTCATCCTTTTGGCGCTGACGATCTTCCCCAGCATCTACATGTTCTATGCGGCGGTTCACAGGATCAGTCCCAATCCCGACCTGCCCTGGGAGTTCATCGGCATAGGCAATTTCGCCCGCCTTCTTTCCGACGGGCAATTTCAGGTCGCCCTTCGCAACACGGCAATCTTCACGATAGTCGCGGTAACGATCGAATTCCTTCTCGGCCTCGGGCTGGCGATGCTGCTCGACAAGTACATTCGCCGCCTCACCTTCTTGAAGACGGTGCTGATGATTCCGATGATGTTGCCGCCGATTGCGGTCGCGATCACCTGGAAGCTCATCTACGAGCCGCAGTTCGGCGTCCTGAACGAGATCATGTTCCGCCTCGGTCTTCCCTTGCAGGCATGGGCGGGCGACGTGAACCTTGCCATGTTTTCGATCATCGTCGCCGATGTCTGGCAGTGGACGCCGTTCATATTCCTGTTGATGCTGGCCGGGCTCGCGAGCCTACCGGTGGAGCCCTACGAGGCAGCGGCGCTCGACGGCGCCTCTTCCTGGCGGCAATTCTGGGATCTGACGATCCCCTTTCTGAAGCCGGTCATCGCCATTGCCCTGCTGCTGCGCGTCATGGATGCACTGCGGCTCTTCGATCTCGTCTTCATTCTGACAGGAGGCGGCCCGGCAGACCGGACCAAGGTCTTGAGTCTTTACATCTATCAGGTTGCCTATCGCTTCGCCGATCCCGGCTACGCGGCGGCGATTTCGCTGTTCGTGCTCTTCGTGACGATCGTTCTCAGCACCTGGTTCATGAAACGCATGCGGCTGGCGGAGTGA
- a CDS encoding ABC transporter substrate-binding protein — MVRKLCLTLAIAASALAISSAAWADITILVPSGSEGDGLRAAAADYAKIKGTKVEAVQAPYANVFEQGANAGATKSGVFDIILMDDPWIPFFAENGHLEDLTPYFKNAGLEGPDNDFLSKSLAICRNPYNTGPYVCLPYVGNAQMFFYDAAKFKETGVESPKTWDDVLKAAKALTEQGGGRYFGYVFRGGQGNPVVADFMPIFWSYGADMFNADRTKVTIDTPEGAAAMKTFMALRDVSPKGVESYNANEVGTALAAGTAASSINWPNWVATFEDPSQSKMVGKISYSPIPAGTKPGSSEIGHWTMGIMSASKNKQEAFDFMIWATSPEQIKISAERGNPPVRASVFTDQELTKQEKFRHYPVLMEAIQASTPRPRHPKWPEIENAFGIELSKAVAGTITPEEALKNAQAAVEQITGLK; from the coding sequence ATGGTTCGTAAACTGTGTCTCACCTTGGCAATCGCAGCCTCGGCGCTTGCGATCAGTTCGGCCGCCTGGGCCGACATCACGATCCTCGTGCCATCGGGGAGCGAAGGTGACGGCCTTAGGGCCGCAGCCGCCGACTATGCGAAGATCAAAGGCACGAAGGTGGAGGCCGTCCAGGCGCCCTATGCCAACGTGTTCGAACAGGGCGCCAATGCGGGGGCCACCAAGTCCGGTGTCTTCGATATCATTTTAATGGACGATCCATGGATTCCTTTCTTTGCCGAGAATGGGCATCTTGAGGATCTCACGCCCTACTTCAAGAACGCCGGCCTGGAGGGGCCGGATAACGATTTCCTTTCGAAGTCGCTGGCGATCTGCCGCAATCCTTATAATACCGGGCCCTATGTCTGCCTGCCCTATGTCGGAAATGCCCAGATGTTCTTCTACGACGCGGCCAAGTTCAAAGAGACGGGCGTCGAGTCCCCGAAGACCTGGGATGACGTGCTGAAAGCCGCGAAGGCGCTGACCGAACAGGGCGGGGGCCGCTATTTCGGCTATGTCTTCCGCGGCGGCCAGGGTAATCCCGTCGTTGCCGATTTCATGCCGATCTTCTGGTCCTACGGCGCTGACATGTTCAACGCCGACCGCACGAAGGTAACGATCGACACGCCGGAAGGCGCCGCCGCCATGAAGACATTCATGGCTCTACGCGACGTTTCTCCGAAGGGGGTCGAAAGCTATAACGCCAACGAGGTCGGCACCGCGCTTGCCGCAGGTACCGCGGCCTCGTCGATCAACTGGCCGAACTGGGTTGCGACCTTCGAGGATCCGAGCCAATCGAAAATGGTCGGCAAGATCTCCTACAGCCCGATTCCGGCCGGCACCAAGCCCGGAAGCTCCGAGATCGGCCACTGGACCATGGGCATCATGTCGGCATCGAAGAACAAGCAGGAAGCCTTCGACTTCATGATTTGGGCGACCTCGCCCGAGCAGATCAAGATTTCCGCCGAGCGCGGCAATCCGCCCGTCAGGGCCTCGGTCTTCACCGATCAGGAACTGACCAAGCAGGAGAAATTCCGGCACTATCCGGTGTTGATGGAGGCAATCCAGGCCTCGACGCCGCGCCCCCGCCATCCGAAATGGCCGGAAATCGAAAATGCCTTCGGCATCGAGCTTTCCAAAGCTGTCGCGGGTACGATCACGCCGGAAGAAGCGCTGAAGAACGCGCAGGCGGCGGTCGAACAGATAACCGGTCTTAAATAG
- a CDS encoding ScyD/ScyE family protein translates to MRPFRALTVALIFMASSLARAEPVVSSGYKLETISLPGAAFAGLSRDGDTLLVTDLASGRLYRRGAEGRLIAFGPIFPHGRDVIGDPTGPYRVVRVDGMLVAAQGWTPVNSDESPLDHALVVIDGADSRVISDDFWNPFDFVATGGGFYVVDSARNTIEHVQADGRKKTILTFRRIEQAPEAMRRLSPTEFKEGGSVDIDAVPTGIALRNGRLYIALFGGFPFLRGAGKIVSISEAGGASEPRADVQDLNAPVAIAFDSDGEMLVLEHGTYDQSQGFRKATGRLLKFEAMTGRRRIILDGLTRPVSVLVWNGEQLVVSDLSGNLHFLRRE, encoded by the coding sequence ATGCGTCCGTTCCGCGCCCTGACCGTAGCGCTCATCTTCATGGCTTCGTCGCTCGCCCGCGCCGAGCCGGTGGTCTCCTCTGGTTACAAGCTCGAGACCATCAGCTTGCCGGGCGCTGCCTTCGCGGGGCTTTCGCGCGACGGCGACACCCTGCTTGTCACCGATCTCGCAAGCGGGCGTCTCTACCGACGCGGCGCAGAGGGCAGGCTCATCGCCTTCGGCCCGATCTTTCCCCATGGCCGTGACGTGATCGGCGATCCGACGGGCCCCTATCGTGTCGTGCGCGTCGACGGCATGCTCGTTGCGGCTCAGGGCTGGACGCCCGTCAATTCCGACGAAAGCCCGCTGGACCACGCGCTGGTTGTGATCGACGGCGCTGACAGCCGTGTCATTAGCGACGATTTCTGGAACCCGTTCGATTTCGTCGCGACCGGTGGAGGCTTCTACGTGGTCGACTCGGCGCGAAACACGATCGAGCACGTGCAGGCGGATGGGCGGAAGAAAACGATCCTGACCTTCCGCCGAATTGAGCAGGCGCCTGAAGCGATGCGGCGCCTCTCGCCAACCGAGTTCAAGGAAGGCGGCAGCGTTGACATTGACGCCGTACCGACCGGTATTGCTCTTCGAAACGGCCGCCTCTACATCGCGCTTTTCGGAGGCTTTCCTTTCCTCCGCGGTGCCGGAAAGATCGTGTCGATCTCCGAGGCGGGCGGCGCATCAGAGCCGCGAGCCGACGTGCAAGACCTGAATGCGCCCGTTGCCATCGCCTTCGATAGTGACGGGGAGATGCTCGTCCTCGAACACGGGACCTACGATCAGAGCCAAGGTTTCCGCAAGGCGACCGGCCGCTTGCTCAAGTTCGAGGCAATGACGGGCCGGCGCCGGATCATCCTCGACGGCCTGACGCGGCCGGTATCTGTCCTTGTCTGGAACGGTGAACAGCTCGTCGTTTCCGACCTTTCCGGCAACCTGCATTTTCTAAGGCGTGAATAG
- a CDS encoding ABC transporter ATP-binding protein — protein MASVTFSNVSKKFGEFVAVANFNLDVRDKEFLVLLGPSGCGKTTTMRMVAGLEEATSGDIYINDDRINGVLPKYRDVAMVFQSYALYPHLTVEDNIGYPLKIRKVPPDEYKRRITEVARRVELDGLLSRLPKELSGGQRQRVALARAIVRTPRVFLMDEPLSNLDAKLRTQMRAELKHLQHELQVTTIYVTHDQIEAMTLAHRVAVMNKGVIEQLGTPREIYNDPRTLFVAGFIGSPPMNLIPGDVKNGIFASSGLRIGGLGRTDLSRAMLGVRAEDVHVAGSDDPDVNLVAPIYSVELTGENTLVSLQLGGQLMTLRADKNFTGQIDQRVGVKIASDRVFLFDAESERRVDF, from the coding sequence ATGGCGTCGGTGACCTTCAGCAATGTCTCGAAGAAGTTCGGCGAATTTGTCGCAGTCGCCAATTTCAACCTCGATGTTCGCGACAAGGAATTTCTCGTCCTGCTCGGCCCGTCGGGTTGCGGCAAGACGACGACCATGCGCATGGTGGCAGGCCTGGAGGAGGCAACCTCGGGCGACATCTACATCAACGACGACCGCATCAACGGCGTGCTGCCGAAATATCGCGACGTTGCCATGGTCTTCCAGTCCTACGCGCTCTATCCGCACCTGACGGTCGAGGACAATATCGGTTATCCGCTGAAGATCCGCAAAGTGCCGCCTGACGAATACAAGCGTCGGATCACTGAGGTCGCCCGGCGCGTCGAGCTTGATGGCCTCCTGTCGCGCTTGCCGAAGGAACTCTCGGGCGGCCAGCGCCAACGCGTAGCGCTTGCCCGTGCCATCGTCCGCACACCCCGTGTTTTTCTGATGGACGAGCCGCTCTCCAATCTCGACGCCAAGCTGCGCACGCAAATGCGCGCGGAATTGAAGCACCTTCAACACGAATTGCAGGTCACGACGATCTACGTGACGCACGACCAGATCGAGGCGATGACGCTCGCCCACCGGGTCGCAGTGATGAACAAGGGTGTTATCGAGCAACTCGGAACACCACGGGAAATCTACAACGATCCGCGCACGCTCTTCGTTGCCGGATTTATCGGTTCGCCGCCGATGAACCTCATTCCGGGAGACGTGAAGAACGGCATCTTTGCTAGCTCCGGCCTCAGGATAGGCGGCCTCGGCCGCACGGATCTCTCGCGCGCCATGCTTGGCGTGCGCGCGGAAGACGTCCATGTAGCGGGCTCTGACGACCCCGACGTCAATCTCGTCGCGCCAATCTATTCGGTGGAACTCACCGGCGAGAACACGCTGGTGAGCCTGCAGTTGGGCGGCCAGCTTATGACCTTGCGTGCCGACAAGAATTTCACTGGCCAGATTGACCAGCGGGTCGGCGTCAAGATCGCGAGCGACCGCGTGTTCCTGTTCGATGCGGAGAGCGAGCGTCGTGTGGATTTCTGA
- a CDS encoding HAD family hydrolase, whose product MRIEPVFLFDLDGTLVDSVYQHVLAWKEALDEEGIDLSVWRIHRKIGMSGGLFTNQLLRETGVDISAERVDRLRQCHAAAYRRQADRIRPLPGARELLSWLTDAKISWAIATSGRMETAAVNLAALNVDPAVIPVVTRDLVKYAKPDPDLFVAAAKQLGAPIETAVVVGDSIWDMLAAVRCRALGVGLLSGGYGLEELRQAGAFRIYEDPADMLNHIDEVGGRR is encoded by the coding sequence ATGCGCATTGAACCAGTTTTCCTGTTCGATCTGGATGGCACTCTCGTCGACAGTGTCTACCAGCATGTCCTTGCCTGGAAGGAAGCGCTGGACGAGGAGGGCATCGATCTGTCGGTCTGGCGCATCCATCGCAAGATCGGCATGAGCGGCGGCCTTTTTACCAACCAGTTGTTACGTGAGACGGGGGTGGACATCAGTGCCGAGCGCGTGGATCGTCTGCGCCAATGTCATGCCGCCGCCTATCGGCGTCAGGCCGACCGCATCAGGCCGCTGCCAGGCGCGCGCGAGCTCTTGTCGTGGCTCACTGACGCCAAGATTTCCTGGGCGATCGCCACAAGCGGGCGAATGGAAACCGCCGCGGTCAATCTTGCGGCACTTAACGTCGATCCGGCGGTAATCCCTGTCGTCACGCGGGATCTGGTGAAATATGCCAAGCCAGATCCGGACCTCTTCGTCGCCGCTGCCAAGCAGCTCGGCGCTCCAATCGAAACGGCGGTGGTCGTCGGCGACAGTATCTGGGACATGCTGGCTGCGGTGCGCTGCCGGGCGCTTGGAGTAGGCCTTCTAAGCGGCGGCTATGGGCTTGAAGAGTTGCGGCAGGCAGGCGCGTTTCGAATTTACGAGGATCCGGCCGACATGCTCAACCACATCGACGAGGTCGGCGGCCGCCGATGA
- the uxuA gene encoding mannonate dehydratase, which yields MRQGWRWFGPDAPVTLDDVRQAGATNIVSALHQVPIGEAWSERDVRERQALIETTPAGRVPLTWSVVESIPIPDAVKRTGKKAKAEIEAWIASLEAVAACGIRIICYNFMPVVDWTRTELDFITPTGATAMRFDHERFAAFDLFVLERPGAEADYSPQDMERARAVFDGMTKEEVAEITRIITSALPGSTTEPLTIAAFRERLESYRGVDSRRFRQHLIEFLEAVTPVAEARGVKLTLHPDDPPRPLFGLPRIASTAEDYAQLFDAVPSPANGMCYCTGSLGVRADNDLPEIAGRFASRIHFAHLRATTREGDGRSFHESAHLEGDVNMVDVLKELVAEDKKRSAGETIVFRPDHGHRMLDDLKKTVTPGYPAIGRLRGLAELRGILHALGAPPT from the coding sequence ATGCGGCAGGGTTGGAGATGGTTTGGGCCGGATGCGCCCGTGACGCTCGATGACGTCCGTCAGGCGGGGGCAACAAATATCGTTTCGGCGCTCCATCAGGTGCCGATCGGTGAGGCCTGGAGCGAACGGGACGTGCGCGAACGCCAGGCGCTCATTGAAACGACGCCGGCGGGTCGCGTTCCGCTCACCTGGTCCGTCGTCGAGAGCATTCCGATCCCGGATGCGGTCAAGCGCACCGGGAAAAAGGCAAAGGCTGAGATCGAGGCCTGGATCGCCAGCCTCGAGGCGGTCGCCGCCTGCGGCATTCGGATCATCTGCTATAATTTCATGCCGGTCGTCGACTGGACCCGGACGGAGCTGGACTTCATCACGCCGACCGGAGCGACCGCGATGCGATTCGATCACGAGCGTTTTGCCGCTTTCGATCTTTTCGTTCTGGAGCGCCCCGGAGCCGAGGCAGACTATTCACCGCAAGACATGGAGCGGGCGCGGGCGGTGTTCGATGGCATGACGAAGGAGGAGGTCGCAGAGATCACGCGCATCATCACTTCGGCTCTGCCTGGTTCGACTACGGAGCCGTTGACCATTGCAGCTTTCCGGGAACGTCTTGAATCCTATCGTGGTGTGGATTCGCGCCGGTTTCGACAGCATCTGATCGAATTCCTGGAAGCGGTCACGCCCGTGGCCGAAGCGCGGGGCGTCAAGCTCACCCTGCACCCGGATGATCCGCCGCGGCCGCTTTTCGGCTTGCCGCGCATCGCCTCGACAGCCGAGGACTACGCTCAGCTCTTTGATGCGGTGCCGTCGCCGGCAAATGGCATGTGCTATTGCACCGGCAGCCTTGGCGTGCGCGCAGACAACGATCTGCCCGAGATCGCGGGCCGTTTCGCCTCGCGCATCCATTTCGCTCATCTGCGTGCAACCACGCGCGAGGGAGATGGTCGCAGCTTCCATGAGAGCGCGCATCTGGAAGGCGACGTCAACATGGTGGACGTCCTGAAGGAACTTGTTGCCGAGGACAAGAAGCGCAGCGCTGGCGAGACGATCGTGTTTCGCCCGGACCATGGCCATCGCATGCTGGACGATCTGAAAAAGACCGTGACGCCGGGCTATCCGGCGATCGGTCGTCTGCGTGGTCTTGCGGAACTTCGAGGCATTCTCCACGCCCTCGGTGCACCGCCGACCTGA
- a CDS encoding formylglycine-generating enzyme family protein, translated as MWISDVWAAVVVLAGTTSAAAADNGPIAGNPLIEIPAGPFVFGRDDGPENERPRRLLQGRAFAINRTEITNGQYARFVEAAGHRPAFYANHPIFGLDDRPVVGVSWGDADAFCRHYGLALPSEQQYERAARGTRGHAFPWGNASGARVPANSGADICCSGDSRDGYPMTAPADSFADGASKEGVLNLLGNVWEWTSDLYAPYGSAATNSVGPYRVLRGGSWNSDPGHLRTTYRLAYDPEFRFAANGGFRCVRSAP; from the coding sequence GTGTGGATTTCTGACGTTTGGGCGGCGGTAGTCGTGTTGGCCGGGACAACTTCGGCTGCCGCCGCCGATAATGGCCCGATCGCCGGCAATCCGCTTATCGAAATCCCGGCCGGGCCGTTCGTTTTCGGTCGTGACGACGGCCCGGAAAACGAGCGTCCACGCCGTCTGCTGCAGGGTAGGGCATTTGCGATCAACCGCACCGAGATCACCAACGGGCAATATGCTCGCTTCGTAGAGGCAGCCGGTCATCGGCCGGCTTTCTACGCTAATCATCCGATCTTCGGGTTGGATGATCGGCCGGTCGTCGGTGTCAGCTGGGGAGATGCCGATGCCTTCTGCCGTCACTATGGCCTCGCTCTACCGTCCGAGCAGCAATATGAAAGGGCGGCGCGAGGGACGCGGGGGCACGCGTTTCCATGGGGCAACGCGTCGGGAGCGCGCGTACCGGCGAATTCCGGAGCAGACATTTGTTGCTCTGGAGATTCGCGCGACGGGTACCCGATGACGGCGCCGGCGGACTCCTTCGCGGACGGCGCAAGCAAGGAGGGCGTTCTCAACCTCCTCGGCAATGTCTGGGAATGGACGAGCGACCTCTATGCGCCCTACGGCAGCGCGGCAACAAACAGTGTTGGTCCGTATCGTGTGCTTCGCGGCGGCTCCTGGAACAGTGACCCGGGCCATCTTAGGACGACCTATCGTCTCGCCTATGATCCTGAATTCCGTTTTGCAGCCAATGGCGGGTTCCGATGCGTCCGTTCCGCGCCCTGA